One Purpureocillium takamizusanense chromosome 1, complete sequence genomic window carries:
- a CDS encoding uncharacterized protein (COG:S~EggNog:ENOG503NWT8~TransMembrane:1 (o292-312i)) codes for MPFKQHGRQYDLVVLGATGYTGRFVAEHVAGNLPTNLKWAVAGRSQAKLQAIVDECAKVDADRLAPSIEIANVDSEAELHALAKKACIVITTVGPYCMYGEKVFKACADAGTHYLDCTGETPWVARMIKRYEDTARSTGAIMLPQAGVESAPPDLCTWALARFLRAKLDAPTSDVVISLHNLSSAPSGGTLATVLSIFDYFSLDDLRASSKPYASSPIPHPEKARPTPTLLQRWLGVCNIPNLGVQTTSIAGRTDVPVVERTWGLLSQIPSRKDQFYGPRFNWVEYYKPRNWLHGVFVHLGLVFGTAMIALFPPVRALVKRFVYQPGEGRTKEEMAKEEIEYRGVATPDTPTAPGKQAYCRAWFHGSMYSLTAVFLAQGALTLLEDDVELDGGVYTPACLGQGFVDRANTAGFKIDVKMIQN; via the exons ATGCCTTTCAAGCAGCACGGCCGTCAGTACGACCTCGTCGTGCTGGGCGCCACCG GCTATACCGGCCGgttcgtcgccgagcacgtTGCAGGCAATCTCCCAACAAATCTCAAATGGGCTGTTGCCGGACGTTCTCAAGCGAAGCTTCAGGCCATTGTTGATGAATGCGCGAAGGTAGACGCGGACAGGCTTGCCCCGA GCATTGAGATTGCAAATGTCGacagcgaggccgagctgcacGCTCTCGCGAAGAAGGCGTGTATCGTCATCACTACTGTTGGCCCGTACTGCATGTATGGCGAAAAGGTGTTCAAGGCATGCGCTGACGCGGGCACCCACTATCTGGACTGCACCGGCGAGACACCGTGGGTGGCACGCATGATCAAGCGTTATGAGGATACAGCACGAAGCACTGGAGCCATCATGCTTCCacaggcgggcgtcgagtcggcgccgccagacCTGTGTACCTGGGCTCTCGCCCGCTTTCTGCGGGCCAAGCTCGATGCGCCGACCAGCGATGTCGTCATCTCCCTGCACAACCTCAGCTCTGCACCTTCGGGGGGCACTCTGGCTACCGTGCTGAGCATCTTTGATTATTTTtccctcgacgacctgcgtGCTTCGAGCAAGCCCTACGCGTCATCCCCCATCCCGCACCCGGAGAAGGCGCGGCCCACCCCGACCTTACTGCAGAGATGGTTGGGCGTCTGCAACATTCCCAACCTTGGGGTGCAGACCAcctccatcgccggccgcacCGATGTTCCCGTTGTGGAGCGCACCTGGGGTCTGCTCTCCCAGATCCCTTCTCGCAAGGACCAATTCTACGGACCGCGGTTCAACTGGGTCGAGTACTACAAGCCGCGCAATTGGCTTCACGGCGTCTTCGTCCATCTGGGGCTCGTGTTTGGCACCGCGATGATTGCCCTTTTCCCGCCCGTGCGAGCTTTGGTGAAGAGATTTGTGTACCAGCCGGGCGAGGGCCGGACCAAGGAGGAGATGGCCAAGGAAGAGATTGAGTACCGTGGTGTTGCGACGCCGgacacgccgacggcgccaggCAAGCAGGCGTACTGTCGGGCCTGGTTCCACGGCAGCATGTACTCCC TGACGGCCGTGTTCCTGGCACAAGGAGCGTTGACATTGCTGGAAGACGACGTGGAGCTCGACGGTGGAGTATACACGCCAGCTTGCCTCGGACAGGGGTTCGTCGACCGTGCCAACACGGCGGGCTTCAAGATCGATGTCAAGATGATTCAAAACTAG
- a CDS encoding uncharacterized protein (EggNog:ENOG503P4BG), which yields MRANIGHHPRPGYYEIYCQLCGVSFNINRSRTRSEPRSAAWADSSATTRNGLSWEPYNSYYDCPRDGDRRCCLVHRGLLPWQLEKREATSHGLYEDDPEDSVRDAGPTHEPPRKESNEDLPGYDSGLSAVGEEDKVKGDVASEDGNAGRGWTFSVQGPPPPTFDTEFLPLSTIDYLEDEEEDYDEGVSLQARREKQRLRREKRGEYEHVAGPDCQHTNCYNGHNISVEQMTDCLTAQCLYIKPDNWEPRPDDMAFEATSRYCLTGLAGNVPSGGYGIKFAPTRHGFAEGKVDNDDNVWIETEEDQRESGVAFHPACFEIFTVVSNLVLGKVDPDGLVRLRNLCCIGQVPTFADWADDVLSSRDQVWEHSPGTEYLAANPLFVPEFRTICERAMNQGDDFDVRQSPFEPRRQRDTSAAASSDPFLKLHVELVHEIVGYLDSQDIAALRASSRAFEHLPMSIWRRLLIDEMPFLYEAWRDDATPYNWACHDVQLLQTLRLHEEEWRAKRWCKARDLEDVDMEAHAAYLATTPEEPPWQDGPEVNKMLEEACTRRKATGPIALPRDRTNWYQLYRDIVTNWSHLLGLRNRERIWGTIHDICERIRSIQEGDQPMTDS from the exons ATGCGCGCTAACATCGGTCATCACCCTCGACCAGGCTACTACGAG ATATACTGCCAGCTCTGCGGCGTGAGCTTCAACATTAACCGCTCCCGGACCCGCAGCGAGCCTCGGtccgccgcctgggccgaCTCTTCGGCCACGACGCGGAACGGATTGAGCTGGGAGCCGTACAACAGCTACTACGACTGtccgcgcgacggcgaccgccgctgctgcctcgtTCACCGTGGGCTTCTGCCGTGGCAGCTCGAGAAGAGGGAGGCCACGTCCCATGGCCTGTATGAGGACGACCCGGAAGACAGCGTCCGTGACGCGGGCCCTACgcacgagccgccgcgcaaagAGTCCAATGAGGACCTTCCAGGGTACGATTCTGGATTAAGCGCTGTTGGAGAGGAAgacaaggtcaagggcgACGTGGCGAGTGAAGATGGTAACGCTGGACGCGGGTGGACCTTCTCCGTCCAAGGCCCTCCGCCCCCCACGTTTGACACGGAGTTTCTCCCCCTGTCAACGATTGACTACttggaagacgaggaggaagactATGATGAAGGTGTCAGTCTGCAGGCAAGGAGAGAGAAGCAACGCCTGCGGCGTGAGAAACGCGGCGAGTATGAGCACGTTGCCGGGCCCGACTGCCAGCACACCAACTGCTACAACGGCCACAACATCTCGGTGGAGCAAATGACGGACTGCCTGACGGCCCAGTGCCTTTACATCAAGCCCGACAACTGGGAGCCACGgcccgacgacatggcgtTCGAGGCCACCTCTCGGTACTGCCTCACTGGCCTGGCCGGGAACGTGCCGTCCGGGGGGTACGGCATCAAGTTTGCGCCCACCCGGCACGGcttcgccgagggcaaggtggacaacgacgacaacgtctGGATAGAG ACGGAGGAAGACCAGCGCGAGTCAGGCGTAGCCTTTCATCCTGCTTGCTTCGAGATCTTTACAGTCGTCAGCAACCTCGTTCTGGGCAAGGTCGACCCTGACGGCCTCGTTCGCCTGCGCAACCTCTGCTGCATAGGCCAGGTGCCGACCTTTGCCGACTGGGCTGACGACGTCCTCAGTTCCAGAGACCAGGTGTGGGAGCACTCGCCGGGAACCGAATATCTCGCTGCCAACCCGCTCTTCGTGCCCGAGTTTCGCACCATATGCGAACGCGCCATGAACCAAGGCGATGATTTCGACGTGCGACAAAGCCCGTTCGagccccgccgccaacgggACACCTCAGCGGCTGCCTCGTCAGATCCCTTCCTCAAGCTCCACGTGGAGCTGGTTCACGAGATTGTCGGCTACCTCGATTCCCAAGACATCGCCGCCTTGCGTGCATCGTCGCGAGCCTTTGAGCACCTCCCCATGTCCATCTGGCGCAGGCTCCTGATTGACGAAATGCCCTTCCTGTACGAGGCAtggcgcgacgacgccacaCCCTACAACTGGGCCTGCCATGACGTGCAATTATTACAGACTCTCCGTCTCCATGAGGAAGAGTGGCGAGCGAAACGATGGTGCAAGGCTcgcgacctcgaggacgtcgacatggaggCTCACGCCGCCTACTTGGCGACTACGCCTGAGGAGCCACCTTGGCAGGACGGACCCGAAGTGAACAAGATGCTGGAGGAAGCCTGCACCAGGAGGAAAGCAACAGGCCCGATAGCGCTGCCTCGTGACAGGACAAACTGGTACCAGCTGTATCGGGACATCGTCACCAATTGGAGTCATCTTCTGGGACTCAGGAACCGTGAGCGAATTTGGGGAACCATCCATGACATTTGCGAGCGTATCAGGAGTATCCAGGAGGGCGACCAACCCATGACCGATTCTTGA
- a CDS encoding uncharacterized protein (SECRETED:SignalP(1-25~SECRETED:cutsite=VSG-AP~SECRETED:prob=0.8116)~EggNog:ENOG503NYU8~MEROPS:MER0001320~COG:O) — protein MRQKKPSVLVLLGALATAAFVPVSGAPSHDDTSAPRLRPRQTVQNAWGGAVQQGQGWHYVTGTVTIPRVGGQSPSAAASAWVGIDGWSCQNAILQTGVNLYGDGSLATWYEWWPDASAYYDTPIDLRAGDRLRLSVFASSSTSGNVTIENLSNGQAQSHVFQGEGRALCASDAEWVVEDFGSDYNGNHVPFVDFGSVEFLDAVASGPNGNVTPQGASIVNVEIDGAYRTDCGSNANGVRCNYV, from the coding sequence atgaggcagaagaagccttcggtcctcgtcctcctcggtgctctcgccaccgccgccttcgtcccCGTCTCCGGGGCCCCGTCCCACGACGACAcgtccgcgccgcgcctccgcccgcGGCAGACGGTGCAAAACGcctggggcggcgccgtgcagcagGGCCAAGGGTGGCACTACGTGACGGGCACCGTCACCATCCCacgcgtcggcgggcagtccccctcggcggcggcgtcggcgtgggtgGGCATCGACGGCTGGAGCTGCCAAAACGCCATCCTGCAGACGGGCGTCAACCTGtacggcgacggctcgctcgcgacGTGGTACGAGTGGTGGcccgacgccagcgcctACTACGACACGCCCATCGacctccgcgccggcgaccgcctccgcttgtccgtcttcgcctcgtcgtcgacgtcgggcaACGTCACCATCGAGAACCTCTCCAACGGCCAGGCCCAGTCGCACGTCTTCCAGGGCGAGGGACGTGCGCTCTGCGCCTCCGACGCCGAGTGGGTGGTCGAGGACTTTGGCAGCGACTACAACGGCAACCACGTCCCTTTTGTCGACTTTGGCTCCgtcgagttcctcgacgccgtcgcctcggggCCGAACGGCAACGTCACCCCCCAGGGCGCCAGCATTGTCAACGTCGAGATTGACGGCGCCTATCGCACCGACTGTGGCTCCAATGCAAATGGCGTCCGCTGCAACTATGTCTAG
- the RMD1 gene encoding sporulation protein rmd1 (COG:S~TransMembrane:1 (o505-528i)~EggNog:ENOG503NUN9), which translates to MDTRASDENTPLLPTATLAPTPSADGRPRQPRTVTFSADPVTRTFEPGSQLAHSDRTQHAAPAGSGATASGSSTSAAGPPVLAALNSKLRRRNSHSAVPGVLQHPVGAKIGPQRSTKKTEKLKLLPNPDIEDGEDEESGRDVYSQYTRIKDPTARRDAARLGKGDRTRLPRVTAYCTANRYEMESLMRFLKGRGKTRGANPKLIDECIYTPYAYGAAKRDNPVRNYERRHSTGGETFEAEEVRTSLQHDARHDSGYGDEFSGGGNSNDADVGQLNSDELLGPSVTDDMPVAEGIPDFDTQVHTPEVFLFDYGVVVIWGMTEAQEARFLKDIAKFELEKLAPDDVETEHFNFYYTREYQARIYNDFITLRDRNNYMTKLAISHALAQSVKTSLFEELIASTIDTCKDIPTQIALTGKINLSRSQINMQIGELFILRINIHLNGSVLDTPELFWVEPQLEPVYQAVRSYLEMDQRVGLLTERLDVIADLLAVLKDQLSHGHGEKLEWIVIVLIAMEIVVAAVNIVVDLYAGEG; encoded by the exons atggacaCGAGGGCATCCGACGAGAAcacgccgctgctgccgaccGCCACGCTCGCGCcaacgccctcggccgatggccgcccgcgacaGCCCCGGACCGTCACCTTCAGCGCGGACCCCGTGACGAGGACGTTTGAGCCCGGctcgcagctcgcccacTCGGACCGAACCCAACatgccgcgcccgccggcagcggtgcCACTGCCAGCGGCTCAAGCACCAGCGCTGCAGGGCCTCCCGTGCTTGCCGCGCTGAACAGcaagctgcgccgccgtaACAGCCACAGCGCTGTCCCGGGCGTGCTGCAGCACCCCGTCGGTGCCAAGATTGGCCCGCAGAGGAGCACCAAGAAGACGGAGAAGCTGAAGCTGCTCCCCAACCCAGACatcgaggatggcgaggacgaggagagcggtCGCGACGTCTACTCGCAGTACACGCGCATCAAGGACCCTACGGCCAGGAgagacgccgcccgcctcggcaaggGGGATCGCACTCGCCTGCCCCGTGTCACGGCCTATTGCACTGCCAACCGCTACGAGATGGAGAGCCTCATGCGCTTCCTCAAGGGCCGCGGAAAGACGCGCGGCGCCAACCCCAAGCTCATCGATGAATGCATCTACACCCCCTACGCGTACGGTGCCGCCAAGAGGGACAATCCCGTGCGAAACTATGAGCGACGGCACTCGACCGGTGGGGAGACGTTTGAAGCCGAAGAGGTGCGCACGAGCCTGCAGCATGATGCCAGACACGATTCGGGATACGGCGACGAgttctcgggcggcggcaacagcaacgacgccgacgtcggccagctcaacagcgacgagctgcttggcCCCAGCGTCACCGACGACATGCCCGTCGCCGAAGGCATCCCCGACTTTGATACCCAAGTGCACACGCCCGAGGTGTTCTTGTTCGACTACGGCGTTGTCGTCATATGGGGAATGACGGAGGCACAGGAGGCACGGTTCCTCAAGGACATTGCCAAGTTTGAGCTCGAGAAGCtggcgcccgacgacgtcgagacGGAGCATTTCAACTTTTACTACACACGCGAGTACCAAGCCCGGATATACAACGACTTCATCACGCTGCGTGATAGGAACAATTACATGACGAAGCTGGCTATATCGCACGCCCTCGCACAGAGTGTCAAG ACGTCGTTGTTCGAAGAGCTCATCGCGTCGACCATCGACACGTGCAAGGACATTCCGACGCAGATCGCGCTGACGGGCAAAATCAACCTCAGCCGCTCGCAAATCAACATGCAGATTGGCGAGCTCTTCATCCTCCGCATCAACATCCACCTCAACGGCTCCGTGCTCGACACGCCGGAGCTGTTCTGGGTCGAGCCGCAGCTGGAGCCGGTCTACCAGGCCGTGCGCAGCTACCTCGAGATGGACCAGCGTGTAGGCCTGCTGACGGAGCGGCTGGATGTGATTGCCgacctgctggccgtgcTCAAAGACCAGTTGAGTCACGGTCATGGGGAGAAGCTCGAGTGGATCG TAATCGTGTTGATTGCCATGGAGATTGTGGTTGCTGCCGTCAATATCGTGGTGGATCTTTACGCCGGCGAAGGCTAG
- a CDS encoding uncharacterized protein (COG:K~EggNog:ENOG503NYRY), with translation MFFAAPHEEKDIPVLQRLIHEYPLGVITTAIPSEKHPLILSSHIPWVLDVDVESNGNGLGRLRGHIARQNPQSKVMMEVAGPSNGNGGYELEQEVLVLFTAAPHHYVTPKWYIETKPVTAKVVPTWNYAAVQAYGKATIYFDTAAEETSRFLGRQMHDLSEHTERSIMDYTGKDDRPGPWKVTDAPERYIEIMKKNVIGIEIVIDRLQGKFKMSQEMRVGDRMGVVEGFARLNSEVGNTMANIVKERSDLKEAAKA, from the coding sequence atgttCTTCGCCGCCCCTCACGAAGAAAAGGACATTCCCGTCCTGCAGCGGCTCATTCACGAGTATCCCTTGGGCGTCATCACCACGGCAATTCCCTCGGAGAAGCATCCTCTCATCCTCTCCAGCCACATACCCTgggtcctcgacgtcgatgtcgagtccaatggcaatggcctcggccgcctaCGAGGCCACATTGCCCGCCAGAACCCTCAGAGCAAGGTTATGATGGAGGTCGCCGGACCCAGCAATGGCAATGGCGGCTATGAACTTGAGCAGGAGGTGCTCGTCCTCTtcaccgccgcgccacacCACTACGTCACGCCCAAGTGGTACATCGAGACCAAGCCCGTCACCGCCAAAGTCGTCCCCACGTGGAACTacgccgccgtgcaggcCTATGGCAAAGCCACCATCTACTTCGACacagccgccgaggagacgtcgcgcttcctcggccgccagATGCACGACCTCTCGGAGCACACGGAGAGGTCCATCATGGACTACACCGGCAAGGATGACCGCCCAGGCCCTTGGAAGGTCACCGACGCTCCCGAGCGATACATTGAGATCATGAAGAAGAACGTCATCGGCATCGAAATTGTCATCGATCGGCTCCAGGGCAAGTTCAAGATGAGCCAGGAGATGCGCGTGGGCGACCGCATGGGTGTCGTTGAAGGCTTCGCCCGTTTGAACTCTGAAGTCGgcaacaccatggccaacATCGTCAAGGAACGTAGCGATCtcaaggaggcggccaaggcgtaA
- a CDS encoding uncharacterized protein (COG:B~EggNog:ENOG503P715), whose amino-acid sequence MPPKRKFAEVETAPAVPPSLPPSVEEAYRRKCVQLKNRTNEVEDANDAARLRLARIKRQVEKLRIERAFLLEQLAKRTSTNVEDSEGSPSPPPTPPTSRHELDANPRKPKDKPLRIKRGHRKSAVNDADSKAGAAGSFKEPGSPGSEAQSHPPEGQSKGSKSTANGVAKSSKKSVSAFDVYSAEKRPDLEDKNKDGDANIDEDLARDWEELPDDAKSEYRAKAKEQSRELLEKEDSKDAEDSGKKADKDDADVDGDGDGDGDGEGEGEGEGDGEGDGEAEGEGDGEGEDDGKPDTQDEDVEMANYDTEDQETQMDKDGDE is encoded by the exons ATGCCTCCCAAGAGAAAGTTTGCTGAGGTCGAAACCGCGCCAGCCGTGCctccgtcgctgccgccgtcggtcgAGGAGGCCTATCGTCGGAAATGCGTCCAGCTCAAGAACCGCACAAACGAAGTCGAAGATGCCAATGACGCCGCTCGGCTGCGTCTCGCCCGGATAAAGCGACAGGTCGAGAAGCTGAGGATAGAAAGGGCATTCTTGCTTGAGCAGCTGGCCAAGCGTACGAGCACAAATGTCGAGGATTCCGAGGGCAGCCCGAGCCCTCCGCCCACG CCGCCCACATCTAGACACGAACTGGATGCTAACCCCCGGAAGCCCAAGGACAAGCCTCTGCGCATCAAGAGGGGTCACCGCAAGTCCGCTGTCAACGATGCCGATTCCAAagctggcgccgcgggctccTTCAAGGAGCCGGGGTCCCCCGGCTCGGAGGCCCAGTCCCATCCGCCTGAGGGCCAGTCCAAGGGCAGCAAGTCTACGGCCAACGGCGTGGCCAAGTCATCCAAGAAATCAGTGAGCGCCTTTGACGTATACAGCGCGGAGAAGCGCCCggacctcgaggacaagaacAAGGACGGAGATGCAAATATCGACGAAGACCTTGCGCGAGACTGGGAagagctgcccgacgacgctaAGAGCGAATATCgagccaaggccaaggagcagtCTCGCGAGTTGCTCGAGAAGGAGGACTCTAAGGATGCCGAGGACTCGGGCAAGAAGGCGGACAAGGATGATGCCGAtgtggacggcgacggcgacggcgacggcgacggtgagggtgagggtgagg GTGAAGGTGATGGCGAAGGTGATGGCGAAGCGGAAGgtgaaggcgacggcgaaggcgaagacgacggcaagcccgACACCCAGGATGAAGACGTGGAGATGGCCAACTACGACACGGAGGACCAAGAAACCCAAATGGACAAGGACGGTGATGAATAG
- a CDS encoding uncharacterized protein (COG:B~EggNog:ENOG503P715), with product MAPQSAVPPSLPPSVEEAYRRKCVQLKNRTNEVEDANDAARLRLARIKRQVEKLRIERAFLLEQLAKRTSTNVEDSEGSPSPPPTPKDKPLRIKRGHRKSAVNDADSKAGAAGSFKEPGSPGSEAQSHPPEGQSKGSKSTANGVAKSSKKSVSAFDVYSAEKRPDLEDKNKDGDANIDEDLARDWEELPDDAKSEYRAKAKEQSRELLEKEDSKDAEDSGKKADKDDADVDGDGDGDGDGEGEGEGEGDGEGDGEAEGEGDGEGEDDGKPDTQDEDVEMANYDTEDQETQMDKDGDE from the exons ATGGCGCCCCAGTCTG CCGTGCctccgtcgctgccgccgtcggtcgAGGAGGCCTATCGTCGGAAATGCGTCCAGCTCAAGAACCGCACAAACGAAGTCGAAGATGCCAATGACGCCGCTCGGCTGCGTCTCGCCCGGATAAAGCGACAGGTCGAGAAGCTGAGGATAGAAAGGGCATTCTTGCTTGAGCAGCTGGCCAAGCGTACGAGCACAAATGTCGAGGATTCCGAGGGCAGCCCGAGCCCTCCGCCCACG CCCAAGGACAAGCCTCTGCGCATCAAGAGGGGTCACCGCAAGTCCGCTGTCAACGATGCCGATTCCAAagctggcgccgcgggctccTTCAAGGAGCCGGGGTCCCCCGGCTCGGAGGCCCAGTCCCATCCGCCTGAGGGCCAGTCCAAGGGCAGCAAGTCTACGGCCAACGGCGTGGCCAAGTCATCCAAGAAATCAGTGAGCGCCTTTGACGTATACAGCGCGGAGAAGCGCCCggacctcgaggacaagaacAAGGACGGAGATGCAAATATCGACGAAGACCTTGCGCGAGACTGGGAagagctgcccgacgacgctaAGAGCGAATATCgagccaaggccaaggagcagtCTCGCGAGTTGCTCGAGAAGGAGGACTCTAAGGATGCCGAGGACTCGGGCAAGAAGGCGGACAAGGATGATGCCGAtgtggacggcgacggcgacggcgacggcgacggtgagggtgagggtgagg GTGAAGGTGATGGCGAAGGTGATGGCGAAGCGGAAGgtgaaggcgacggcgaaggcgaagacgacggcaagcccgACACCCAGGATGAAGACGTGGAGATGGCCAACTACGACACGGAGGACCAAGAAACCCAAATGGACAAGGACGGTGATGAATAG
- a CDS encoding uncharacterized protein (COG:B~EggNog:ENOG503P715) has product MPNPILSLPPWRHLGSASRLRGAPPLRNPAPAYPLKPRSDGNKPPTSRHELDANPRKPKDKPLRIKRGHRKSAVNDADSKAGAAGSFKEPGSPGSEAQSHPPEGQSKGSKSTANGVAKSSKKSVSAFDVYSAEKRPDLEDKNKDGDANIDEDLARDWEELPDDAKSEYRAKAKEQSRELLEKEDSKDAEDSGKKADKDDADVDGDGDGDGDGEGEGEGEGEGEGDGEGEGDGEGDGEAEGEGDGEGEDDGKPDTQDEDVEMANYDTEDQETQMDKDGDE; this is encoded by the coding sequence ATGCCGAACCCaattctctctctccccccctggCGACACTTGGGCAGCGCTTCGCGCCTCCGCGGTGCTCCTCCCTTGCGCAACCCCGCGCCTGCCTACCCGTTAAAACCTCGCTCTGATGGAAACAAGCCGCCCACATCTAGACACGAACTGGATGCTAACCCCCGGAAGCCCAAGGACAAGCCTCTGCGCATCAAGAGGGGTCACCGCAAGTCCGCTGTCAACGATGCCGATTCCAAagctggcgccgcgggctccTTCAAGGAGCCGGGGTCCCCCGGCTCGGAGGCCCAGTCCCATCCGCCTGAGGGCCAGTCCAAGGGCAGCAAGTCTACGGCCAACGGCGTGGCCAAGTCATCCAAGAAATCAGTGAGCGCCTTTGACGTATACAGCGCGGAGAAGCGCCCggacctcgaggacaagaacAAGGACGGAGATGCAAATATCGACGAAGACCTTGCGCGAGACTGGGAagagctgcccgacgacgctaAGAGCGAATATCgagccaaggccaaggagcagtCTCGCGAGTTGCTCGAGAAGGAGGACTCTAAGGATGCCGAGGACTCGGGCAAGAAGGCGGACAAGGATGATGCCGAtgtggacggcgacggcgacggcgacggcgacggtgagggtgagggtgagggtgagggtgagggtgagggtgatgGTGAAGGTGAAGGTGATGGCGAAGGTGATGGCGAAGCGGAAGgtgaaggcgacggcgaaggcgaagacgacggcaagcccgACACCCAGGATGAAGACGTGGAGATGGCCAACTACGACACGGAGGACCAAGAAACCCAAATGGACAAGGACGGTGATGAATAG
- the CCT8 gene encoding T-complex protein 1 subunit theta (COG:O~EggNog:ENOG503NUID): MSLNIPNAPSSGLFKQGYNNYDSEDGAVLRNIDACRAIASTVQTSLGPYGRNKVVINHLQKMILTSDAATILRELDVVHPAAKLLVMASQQQESEMGDATNLVIVLAGELLRKAEDLLRMGLKTSDIVIGYEKAQKFALETLEKLAVDKVEDLRDQEELSKAIRTVVASKQNGNEDFLADLVAEAVLAVLPKNPANFNVDNIRVVKIMGGSLEQSRVVKGMVFPKEADGAVKKARRAKVGVYTCPIDVTQTETKGTVLLHNAKEMVDFTKGEEAQLETAVKELYDSGIRVVVCGDKIGDLAMHYLNRFGILAIRILSKFELRRVCRVVGATPLARLGAPMPDEMGSIDVVETLEIGGDRVTVFRQEDEVTRTATLVLRGATQNHLDDIERAVDDGVNVVKAITRDPRLVPGAGATEIQLSARIQAQGEKTSGLSQYAIKKYGEAFEVIPRTLAESCGLDATEVLSRLYAAHHKGEDGDTGVDVENNKGDGILDATDEGILDLLASKLWAIKLATEAARTVLSVDQIIVARQAGGPKPPGPNPNWDED, translated from the exons ATGTCTCTCAATATCCCCAACGCCCCCAGCTCGGGCCTCTTCAAGCAGGGCTACAACAA CTACGACTCcgaagatggcgccgtcctccGCAACATCGACGCCTGCAGGGCCATTGCCTCAACCGTTCAGACGTCGCTCGGCCCCTACGGCCGCAACAAGGTCGTCATCAACCACTTGCAAAAGATGATTCTCAcctccgacgccgccaccatcctccgcgagctcgacgtcgtccaccCCGCTGCCAAGCTCCTTGtcatggccagccagcagcaagagTCAGAGATGGGCGATGCCACAAACCTCGTCATCGTTCTCgctggcgagctgctgcgcaaggCTGAGGACTTGCTCCGCATGGGCCTCAAGACGTCGGACATTGTCATCGGTTACGAGAAGGCACAGAAGTTTGCCCTCGAGAccctcgagaagctcgctGTCGACAAGGTAGAGGATCTTCGCGATCAGGAGGAGCTGAGCAAGGCCATCCGCACCGTCGTTGCGAGCAAGCAGAACGGCAATGAGGACTTCCTCGCagacctcgtcgccgaagccgtcCTCGCTGTCCTTCCCAAGAACCCGGCCAACTTCAACGTCGACAACATTCGCGTCGTCAAAATCATGGGAGGCAGCCTCGAGCAGAGCCGCGTCGTCAAGGGCATGGTGTTCCCCAAGGAGGCTGATGGCGCTGTCAAGAAGGCCCGTCGCGCCAAGGTCGGTGTTTACACGTGCCCCATCGACGTCACCCAGACCGAGACTAAGGGCACGGTGCTGTTGCATAATGCCAAGGAGATGGTGGACTTCaccaagggcgaggaggcacaGCTGGAGACGGCTGTCAAGGAGCTCTACGACTCCGGcatccgcgtcgtcgtctgcggtGACAAGAtcggcgacctcgccatGCACTACTTGAACCGCTTCGGCATCCTGGCGATCCGCATTCTCAGCAAATTCGAGCTGCGCAGGGTTtgccgcgtcgtcggtgcgACGCCCCTCGCCCGGCTGGGTGCGCCCATGCCTGATGAGATGGGCAGCATTGACGTCGTGGAGACGCTAGAGATTGGCGGTGACCGTGTCACCGTCTTCAGACAAGAAGACGAGGTCACTAGGACCGCCACCCTCGTACTCCGCGGTGCCACCCAAAACCATCTTGACGATATTGAGCgggccgtcgatgacggtgTCAAtgtcgtcaaggccatcacAAGAGACCCCCGCCTCGTCCCCGGCGCTGGTGCTACCGAGATTCAGCTGAGTGCTCGGATACAGGCGCAGGGAGAGAAGACCTCCGGCCTCAGCCAGTACGCCATTAAGAAGTACGGTGAGGCGTTTGAGGTGATACCCAGGACCCTGGCGGAGAGctgcggcctcgacgccaccgaGGTTCTAAGCCGGTTATACGCTGCGCACCacaagggcgaggacggcgacaccggcgtcgacgtggag AACAACAAGGGCGATGGAATTCTGGACGCTACTGATGAGGGCATTCTCGATCTGCTCGCCTCCAAGCTTTGGGCCATCAAGCTCGCTACCGAGGCGGCTCGCACAGTTCTTTCGGTTGACCAAatcatcgtcgcccgacaGGCTGGCGGCCCCAAGCCCCCGGGACCCAACCCT AACTGGGACGAGGACTAA